The window TAGTGGCCAATTCTTGTAGTAAAGACATTTCATACTGTGGTTTTTGATTTGGATTCCGACGCTGTCCGCTTGTACCCGAATAATTGATTCGTGCTTGTCCATCATTAAGATCATTATCAGTCAATCGTGTGAATTCTACTGACATTTCATCAGTATCTGAGCTGTCCATCTATATGTTGttaatttgataaaataaaattaaaatgtgaGAATCGACGATAGTTATAGTTAAACTTACGCCCTTATGAGATGGAGCATATAGAATCAACAATGTCATGACATAACAATTCCAAAGAGCAAATACAGTTGTAAACATGGCACTAGACCATTGTAATGAATTAAGAAATGATCGTTGATCATCCCAATACCATTGATCTTCTGATACCTATTTTGAGAAATTGGATTGATAGCAGTATTGTTAGCTATATGGTTTgatgtaaaaatttttaatacgAACTTGTCCCATGATATAAGCGATGATCGTACATGTGGCACAAACAAACGTAGCTATTAGAAGAAACTTAAAACGAAAGATTACTCCTTGATAGATCAATCGACGGGCGGTAGGCATCGATGGAAGACTTTGCTGTTTGGTTGATATATTACGAAATGCAAGcctaaatcaaattattacattgaaaaaatattgagtAAGACAAAAAAGTCTTCCTTATTTTGTAATCGTGACTTACCATAAGTGATAggtgagaaaaaagaaataactAATGGCTGCCAACACGGTGATTGTAATGAATATCATGGCGAAATTCGAATCCACTTCCCATATCGAATAAAATGGATCTATCACCTGTATACCACGTTCGGACGATTCGAATACGAACAATGAAATGTAGGCTATGAGAATGATAGCCAGTTGTTtgtaatatgatgataaaccgACACGGCTTACATCGTCCTACACAAACATATGGTCAGTTtgggaagaaaaaaaaatgaaatcaaaatagcTTTCGCGCATCATTCACATACCAATAAATGTTCGCCAATGAATATGATCCAAAAgatcaacaatgaacaatgaaATATGCCTTGACGTATATCGCAAAGGAAAGACATGAATTCCACATCCATAACTAGATTCAAAAATTCGACCGGAACATTTAATTGTGTGATTCCAAAGCCCAATAAGATGAGACATTTTTCCAATAGATTTGTATCACGTTTCAATTGTTGAATTCGGTTTAGATACCATAAGAAAGTCATCAATgttatgataaaaaatacCGATTTTAATGATAGCCATATCTTTGTAAAGCCACCATTTTGATGAATGGCAACCAAAGAAAGATTGTTTAAAAAGCCAAAATGTTCGGATTTTTctacattcaaaaaaaaaacaaacatataaTGCAATTagacaacgaaaacaaaaggTAAAAGCAATAGTTACCGTTAGCAATGAACTGTAAGT of the Dermatophagoides farinae isolate YC_2012a chromosome 1, ASM2471394v1, whole genome shotgun sequence genome contains:
- the wls gene encoding wnt ligand secretion mediator isoform X2 translates to MPGTILENLSNRKLIVVLSIIFLIQTISFLIGAFISPAPSSPEQYIAIQCIPENPNEFSIPRDIGGRQKNCRQPESHEQNNITFAFQMPLPRGGIQLDYSRWMQNLLTLIVPDVLYDTRLSGGDDHSDQDQHINATVIMNVRLAVKNIGDKEWKQYYQRSNLKRTVTCHIEAHKRKQGINYDCDLIQLFELQSLYYDFYLINLQFIANEKSEHFGFLNNLSLVAIHQNGGFTKIWLSLKSVFFIITLMTFLWYLNRIQQLKRDTNLLEKCLILLGFGITQLNVPVEFLNLVMDVEFMSFLCDIRQGIFHCSLLIFWIIFIGEHLLDDVSRVGLSSYYKQLAIILIAYISLFVFESSERGIQVIDPFYSIWEVDSNFAMIFITITVLAAISYFFFLTYHLWLAFRNISTKQQSLPSMPTARRLIYQGVIFRFKFLLIATFVCATCTIIAYIMGQVQDQWYWDDQRSFLNSLQWSSAMFTTVFALWNCYVMTLLILYAPSHKGMDSSDTDEMSVEFTRLTDNDLNDGQARINYSGTSGQRRNPNQKPQYEMSLLQELATKRNIS
- the wls gene encoding wnt ligand secretion mediator isoform X1; its protein translation is MPGTILENLSNRKLIVVLSIIFLIQTISFLIGAFISPAPSSPEQYIAIQCIPENPNEFSIPRDIGGRQKNCRQPESHEQNNITFAFQMPLPRGGIQLDYSRWMQNLLTLIVPDVLYDTRLSGGDDHSDQDQHINATVIMNVRLAVKNIGDKEWKQYYQRSNLKRTVTCHIEAHKRKQGINYDCDLIQLFELQSLYYDFYLINLQFIANEKSEHFGFLNNLSLVAIHQNGGFTKIWLSLKSVFFIITLMTFLWYLNRIQQLKRDTNLLEKCLILLGFGITQLNVPVEFLNLVMDVEFMSFLCDIRQGIFHCSLLIFWIIFIGEHLLDDVSRVGLSSYYKQLAIILIAYISLFVFESSERGIQVIDPFYSIWEVDSNFAMIFITITVLAAISYFFFLTYHLWLAFRNISTKQQSLPSMPTARRLIYQGVIFRFKFLLIATFVCATCTIIAYIMGQVSEDQWYWDDQRSFLNSLQWSSAMFTTVFALWNCYVMTLLILYAPSHKGMDSSDTDEMSVEFTRLTDNDLNDGQARINYSGTSGQRRNPNQKPQYEMSLLQELATKRNIS